In Meleagris gallopavo isolate NT-WF06-2002-E0010 breed Aviagen turkey brand Nicholas breeding stock unplaced genomic scaffold, Turkey_5.1 ChrUn_random_7180001877129, whole genome shotgun sequence, the DNA window AGCGCGGAGAGGAGAGGAGCGAGGCGGCGTGCCAGGAGGGACGGCAGAGCCCGTGTGAGCGGCGCGGGGGGCCGGCGAGCCGTCCGCTGCTGGCCGCGTCCGTTCCGAGGAGGCGGTGCACAGGTGCCCCGATTGCGCGAAGTGCTTCAGGTGGAGATCCACGCTCACCTCCCACCGGCGCGTGCACAGCGGGGAGCGGCCGTTCAGGTGCGACGAGTGCGGGAAGGGCTTCAAGAACAGTTTTGGCCTCGTCCGCCACCGGCGCATCCACACGGGAGAGCGGCCGTACGGCTGTGCTCGGTGCGCGCAGAGCTTCAGGAGCCGCTCCCACCTCG includes these proteins:
- the LOC109364615 gene encoding zinc finger protein 3-like; protein product: ARGAGEPSAAGRVRSEEAVHRCPDCAKCFRWRSTLTSHRRVHSGERPFRCDECGKGFKNSFGLVRHRRIHTGERPYGCARCAQSFRSRSHLDRHQLTHTGERPYKCPECGRGFTSNSDLTHHRRIHTGERPYRCPACGKGFKSNSELVHHRRSHTGERP